Proteins encoded within one genomic window of Halococcus salifodinae DSM 8989:
- a CDS encoding DUF7405 family protein — protein MPSSPDRSLSRREFGKAAVALGGASALTACLGRFRNEPDEPVPSGVASLEQLPTRQHAWRDRIRLDDHGNSLLPRHQILLYLNLDADGPPGADARNTVSAALSTLDEAYKRTHEGLIHSIAYSPAYFDRFESSLPDDLDLPPPRRLSAFEQPDLDDQDALLHLASDRADVVLEADEALTGDRETANGVTVDTRLTDVFSVGARRTGFIGAGMPAERQGKLEGIPDSGPVPEKSPLFMGFQAGFRKNQASEDYVTLSEGPFAGGTTKHVANLRQRLDDWYGEQDFDERVMEMFSPAHAEEGLVEGVGSSLGADNGLTPAMIDTIDEAAREFGRVGHAQKNARANRDPDGNVRLLRRHFESTDDDIASLHFPTLQRGIGAFEEVRKAMNGADLTEATPAVRQRVNNGILEYIFVEHRGNFLVPPMALRALPTPTGE, from the coding sequence ATGCCGTCCAGCCCCGATCGTAGCCTCTCGCGGCGCGAGTTCGGCAAGGCCGCCGTCGCGCTCGGCGGGGCGAGCGCGCTCACGGCGTGTCTCGGCCGCTTTCGGAACGAGCCCGACGAACCCGTCCCGAGCGGCGTCGCCAGTCTCGAACAGCTCCCGACGCGTCAGCACGCGTGGCGCGACCGCATCCGGCTCGACGACCATGGAAATTCGCTCCTCCCGCGCCACCAGATCCTGCTCTACCTGAATCTGGATGCGGATGGTCCGCCCGGTGCGGACGCCCGCAACACCGTCTCGGCGGCGCTTTCGACGCTGGACGAGGCCTACAAGCGGACCCACGAGGGACTGATCCACTCGATCGCGTACTCGCCGGCGTACTTCGATCGGTTCGAGTCGTCACTGCCCGACGACCTCGATCTCCCGCCACCGCGCCGACTCTCGGCGTTCGAACAGCCCGATCTCGACGATCAGGACGCCCTGCTCCACCTCGCGAGCGATCGGGCGGACGTCGTGCTCGAAGCCGACGAGGCGCTCACCGGCGACCGCGAGACCGCGAACGGCGTCACCGTCGACACCCGCCTCACCGACGTCTTCTCGGTCGGCGCGCGCCGGACGGGGTTCATCGGTGCAGGGATGCCCGCCGAGCGCCAGGGAAAGCTCGAAGGCATTCCCGACTCCGGACCAGTGCCCGAAAAATCGCCGCTGTTCATGGGGTTTCAGGCGGGCTTCCGGAAGAACCAGGCGAGCGAGGACTACGTCACCCTGAGCGAGGGCCCCTTCGCGGGCGGCACCACCAAACACGTTGCAAATCTCCGCCAGCGCCTCGACGACTGGTACGGCGAGCAGGACTTCGACGAGCGCGTGATGGAGATGTTTTCGCCGGCCCACGCCGAAGAGGGTCTCGTCGAGGGCGTCGGGAGTAGTTTGGGAGCCGACAACGGACTCACCCCCGCGATGATCGACACCATCGACGAGGCCGCCCGCGAGTTCGGTCGCGTCGGTCACGCCCAGAAGAACGCGCGTGCGAACCGCGATCCCGACGGCAACGTCCGGCTGCTGCGCCGGCACTTCGAGTCGACCGACGACGACATCGCCAGCCTCCATTTCCCGACGCTCCAGCGAGGGATCGGGGCGTTCGAGGAAGTACGGAAAGCCATGAACGGTGCGGACCTCACAGAAGCGACGCCAGCGGTCCGCCAGCGGGTCAACAACGGCATTCTGGAGTATATCTTCGTCGAACACCGCGGGAACTTCCTCGTGCCGCCGATGGCGCTCCGCGCGCTGCCCACTCCGACTGGCGAGTGA
- a CDS encoding DUF7282 domain-containing protein codes for MRRALAVGLCCVLVLVIGATPASAHGQHLSADAQYADNGTVVIESLFTATGGFLVLHADDGGEPGEPIGHSPTEYGYETGLTVNVSDETWQAWNGSRTVWAVLHLDDGDGEFDPADDEPVPAFGGSAKQSFAVDKRAAGPASVVASGFGSQPTSGSVTIERVALGHEGWVVVRTDRDGEPGAVVGRTALAAGVHENVSVTLDQSSYRNQDSRFGLWATVAERGSPVMIDGAPVASDFTVRKAANTTGADATTTATATSTRSTAGTSEASATEGSGFGFVVGILAIAGTAALALVRRRRR; via the coding sequence ATGCGTCGGGCGCTCGCCGTTGGGTTGTGTTGCGTTCTCGTTCTCGTGATCGGGGCAACGCCGGCGAGTGCGCACGGCCAGCACCTCTCGGCGGACGCACAGTACGCCGACAACGGCACGGTCGTGATCGAATCGCTGTTCACCGCGACCGGCGGCTTCCTGGTGCTCCACGCCGACGACGGCGGTGAGCCTGGCGAGCCGATCGGCCACTCCCCGACCGAATACGGCTACGAGACCGGGCTCACGGTGAACGTCAGCGACGAGACGTGGCAGGCGTGGAACGGGTCCCGAACCGTATGGGCGGTGCTCCATCTCGACGACGGTGACGGCGAGTTCGACCCGGCCGACGACGAGCCGGTACCGGCCTTCGGCGGCAGCGCGAAACAGTCCTTCGCCGTCGACAAGCGCGCGGCCGGCCCGGCGAGCGTCGTCGCCTCGGGGTTCGGCAGCCAGCCAACGAGCGGCTCGGTGACGATCGAACGGGTCGCGCTCGGTCACGAGGGTTGGGTCGTCGTGCGCACCGATCGAGACGGCGAGCCGGGCGCGGTCGTCGGCCGCACCGCGCTCGCTGCTGGCGTCCACGAGAACGTCTCCGTCACTCTCGATCAGTCGTCCTACCGCAATCAGGACTCGCGCTTCGGGCTGTGGGCCACCGTCGCGGAGCGCGGATCACCCGTGATGATCGATGGCGCGCCCGTCGCCAGCGACTTCACCGTCCGCAAGGCCGCCAACACCACCGGAGCTGACGCGACGACAACGGCTACAGCGACGAGCACCCGCTCCACAGCCGGGACGAGCGAGGCGTCGGCAACTGAAGGATCGGGATTCGGTTTCGTGGTCGGCATACTCGCGATCGCCGGGACTGCGGCGCTCGCGCTGGTCCGCAGACGACGGCGGTGA
- a CDS encoding CBS domain-containing protein produces MDLPTPDDLRERRHEVDITQSALAERAGVSQPLIARIESGDVDPRLSTLRRIVTALDAAEGEIRRASDLMGESVVHVAPDDSVREAIERMGEAGYSQLPVVHDEYPVGIISNSDIRRAGTDDAAELPVADVMRESITTVAPDATLDAVDTHLDHHGAVIVVESGRMAGIITEADVAAHLS; encoded by the coding sequence ATGGACCTGCCGACGCCCGACGACCTCCGTGAACGTCGTCACGAGGTCGATATCACCCAGAGTGCGCTCGCCGAGCGGGCAGGGGTCTCCCAGCCGCTGATCGCGCGGATCGAGAGCGGGGACGTCGATCCCCGACTCTCGACGCTCCGGCGGATCGTGACCGCGCTCGACGCCGCCGAAGGCGAGATTCGCCGTGCGAGCGACCTGATGGGCGAGTCGGTCGTTCACGTCGCTCCCGACGACAGCGTTCGGGAGGCCATCGAACGGATGGGTGAGGCGGGCTACTCCCAGCTGCCGGTGGTCCACGACGAGTATCCCGTCGGGATCATTTCGAACAGTGACATCCGCCGTGCCGGGACCGACGATGCCGCCGAACTCCCCGTGGCTGACGTGATGCGCGAGTCGATCACGACCGTGGCCCCCGACGCGACGCTCGATGCGGTCGACACCCACCTCGATCACCACGGTGCGGTTATCGTGGTCGAGAGCGGGCGAATGGCTGGGATCATCACCGAAGCCGATGTGGCTGCTCACTTGTCCTGA
- a CDS encoding DUF555 domain-containing protein, translated as MSDYLVALEAAWLVRDVDDVDDAIGVAVSEAGKRLNERDKSYVEVDVGATGCPACGEPFDSAFVAAGTAIVGLVLEIEIFNADGREHAQRIAKSEVGGALRDVPLDIVETIEHDPEDE; from the coding sequence ATGAGCGATTATCTCGTGGCGCTGGAGGCGGCGTGGTTGGTCCGAGACGTCGATGACGTCGACGACGCGATCGGGGTCGCGGTCAGCGAGGCCGGCAAGCGACTCAACGAGCGCGACAAATCCTACGTCGAGGTCGATGTCGGTGCGACCGGCTGTCCGGCCTGCGGCGAGCCGTTCGATTCGGCGTTCGTCGCAGCCGGTACCGCGATCGTCGGTCTCGTCCTCGAAATCGAGATCTTCAACGCCGACGGCCGCGAGCACGCCCAGCGGATCGCGAAAAGCGAGGTCGGCGGCGCGCTCCGGGACGTCCCGCTCGACATCGTCGAGACCATCGAACACGATCCGGAAGACGAGTAG
- the psmB gene encoding archaeal proteasome endopeptidase complex subunit beta encodes MPQLPDGQNLSQPDLQPSEDVYGPELGTLPEPEMDKGEMTKTGTTTVGLTTSEGVVLATDRRASAGNMVASKQAEKIAEIHPRGALTISGAVSAAQALISNLKAEVDLYEARRGEEMSMQALSTLTGNFLRSGAFFIVQPVLGGVDDEGSHIYRIDIGGSVMEEDYAVSGSGSPFALGVLEQEYDDGLSMDEAETVAARAVKSAVERDTASGNGITLSEVTEEGVTIENYDSIEQVL; translated from the coding sequence ATGCCTCAGCTTCCCGACGGCCAGAACCTCTCTCAGCCCGATTTGCAGCCATCGGAGGACGTCTACGGCCCGGAGCTCGGCACGCTCCCCGAGCCAGAGATGGACAAAGGAGAGATGACGAAGACGGGCACGACCACCGTTGGCCTCACGACCAGCGAGGGTGTCGTGCTCGCCACCGACCGCCGCGCGAGCGCCGGCAACATGGTCGCGAGCAAGCAGGCCGAGAAGATCGCGGAGATCCACCCTCGCGGGGCGCTCACGATCTCGGGCGCGGTCAGCGCGGCCCAAGCACTCATCAGCAACCTGAAGGCGGAGGTCGATCTCTACGAGGCGCGCCGCGGCGAGGAGATGAGCATGCAGGCGCTCTCGACACTCACGGGCAACTTCCTCCGCAGCGGGGCCTTCTTCATCGTCCAGCCGGTGCTCGGCGGCGTCGACGACGAGGGCAGTCACATCTACCGGATCGACATCGGTGGCAGCGTGATGGAGGAGGACTACGCCGTGAGTGGCTCTGGATCGCCGTTCGCACTCGGGGTGCTCGAACAAGAGTACGACGACGGCCTGAGCATGGACGAGGCCGAGACGGTCGCCGCCCGCGCCGTCAAAAGTGCAGTCGAGCGTGACACCGCCAGCGGCAACGGGATCACCCTCTCGGAAGTCACCGAGGAGGGCGTCACGATCGAGAACTACGATAGCATCGAGCAGGTACTCTAA
- a CDS encoding DUF5799 family protein, whose amino-acid sequence MSDREWSDRIAGDRMAVDQEFASTVENSQFSRQQWGLIMTAVEFEVEGSAGGEDRLVANTDNLPHIMPELDNVGGGMGGMGAMSGEGSGGNDDGGVFGSIKNALGMGGDGGTDQKRIDDAERLTQRYADELQQRLEDRGKWDDIRASAGN is encoded by the coding sequence ATGAGCGACCGCGAGTGGAGCGACAGGATCGCTGGCGATCGGATGGCTGTCGACCAGGAGTTCGCCTCGACCGTCGAGAACTCCCAGTTCTCCCGCCAGCAGTGGGGACTCATCATGACCGCCGTCGAGTTCGAGGTCGAAGGGTCGGCAGGGGGCGAAGATCGTCTCGTCGCGAACACTGACAATCTCCCACACATCATGCCCGAGCTCGACAACGTCGGCGGTGGCATGGGCGGAATGGGTGCAATGAGCGGCGAGGGATCGGGCGGAAATGACGATGGTGGGGTCTTCGGCTCGATCAAGAACGCGCTCGGGATGGGCGGCGACGGCGGCACCGATCAGAAGCGGATCGACGACGCCGAGCGACTGACCCAACGCTACGCCGACGAACTCCAGCAACGCCTCGAAGACCGAGGCAAGTGGGACGACATCCGCGCGAGCGCGGGAAATTAG
- a CDS encoding DUF7557 family protein, giving the protein MPDVHLDEDTADRLDRLRVDEESYDEIVTELINIYETEERTLFRGGSP; this is encoded by the coding sequence ATGCCTGATGTCCATCTCGACGAGGACACCGCCGACCGACTCGATCGGCTTCGAGTCGACGAGGAGTCCTACGACGAGATCGTGACCGAACTCATCAACATCTACGAGACCGAGGAGCGAACGCTGTTTCGCGGTGGCAGTCCCTAA
- a CDS encoding isocitrate/isopropylmalate dehydrogenase family protein has product MTDRIAVIPGDGIGKEVVPVAVKVLDAVGDFVFEYAEAGDETRAQTGSALPEETRELAAAADATLFGAAGETAADVILPLREAVGSFANVRPARAYPGVDALHPETDLVFVRENTEGVYAGIESEITESVRTLTRVTTDAASQRIAEFGFDYAAENGYDVTIAHKANVMRRTDGLFLDGVAAVADERGADYETALMDALAMHLVMDPSDYGVVICPNLAGDVLSDLAAGLVGGLGLLPSANVGPDRALFEPVHGTAPDIAGEGVANPVATVLSAAMCCEYLGYDAAGERVRGAVLEVLADGPRTPDLGGDATTEDVERSIVDRL; this is encoded by the coding sequence ATGACTGATCGGATCGCGGTGATCCCCGGCGATGGGATCGGCAAGGAGGTCGTCCCGGTCGCGGTGAAAGTGCTCGATGCGGTCGGCGACTTCGTGTTCGAGTACGCCGAAGCGGGTGACGAGACACGCGCCCAGACCGGCAGTGCGCTTCCCGAGGAGACTCGAGAGCTGGCCGCGGCGGCCGATGCGACGCTGTTCGGCGCAGCGGGCGAGACTGCCGCCGACGTGATCCTCCCGCTCCGTGAAGCGGTCGGGTCGTTCGCGAACGTCCGCCCCGCGCGTGCCTACCCGGGTGTCGACGCGCTCCACCCCGAGACCGACCTCGTGTTCGTTCGGGAGAACACCGAGGGCGTCTACGCGGGCATCGAGAGCGAGATCACCGAGAGCGTTCGGACGCTCACGCGCGTGACGACGGACGCGGCCTCGCAACGAATTGCGGAGTTCGGCTTCGACTACGCTGCCGAGAACGGGTACGACGTGACCATCGCACACAAGGCGAACGTCATGCGCCGTACCGATGGCCTGTTTCTCGACGGCGTCGCGGCGGTCGCCGACGAACGCGGGGCCGACTACGAGACGGCTCTGATGGACGCCCTCGCGATGCATCTCGTGATGGATCCCTCCGATTACGGGGTCGTGATCTGTCCGAACCTCGCGGGCGACGTGCTTTCCGATCTCGCGGCCGGGCTGGTCGGCGGGCTGGGACTGCTTCCGAGCGCGAACGTCGGCCCCGACCGCGCGCTGTTCGAACCCGTTCACGGTACTGCGCCCGACATCGCGGGCGAGGGAGTCGCCAACCCCGTCGCGACGGTGTTGAGCGCCGCAATGTGCTGTGAGTATCTCGGCTACGACGCTGCGGGCGAGCGCGTGCGCGGGGCCGTGCTGGAGGTGCTCGCGGACGGACCCCGGACGCCGGATCTCGGTGGCGACGCGACGACCGAGGACGTCGAACGGTCGATCGTCGACCGGCTCTGA
- the leuD gene encoding 3-isopropylmalate dehydratase small subunit: MSAGDADGGVADADADGGDGPVETVEHVSGTGVPIRGNDIDTDQIIPARFMKVVTFDGLGQFAFFDQRFDDDDEPKDHPMNEERFQEASVMAVNANFGCGSSREHAPQALQRWGIDALVGESFAEIFAGNCLALGIPTVTTDAEAVADLQEFIENNPDTAIDVDVAAETVRYGDREIDVAVDDAQRTALVDGEWDTTALMRSNAGVVDETAQALPYVDD; the protein is encoded by the coding sequence ATGAGCGCTGGCGATGCCGACGGTGGTGTTGCGGACGCCGACGCTGACGGCGGGGACGGCCCCGTCGAAACCGTCGAGCACGTCTCGGGAACGGGCGTCCCGATCCGGGGCAACGACATCGACACCGACCAGATCATCCCGGCGCGGTTCATGAAGGTCGTGACGTTCGACGGGCTGGGCCAGTTCGCGTTCTTCGATCAGCGCTTCGACGACGATGACGAACCGAAGGACCACCCGATGAACGAGGAGCGCTTTCAGGAGGCGTCGGTGATGGCGGTCAACGCCAACTTCGGCTGTGGCTCCTCGCGCGAGCACGCCCCACAGGCGCTCCAGCGTTGGGGGATCGACGCGCTGGTCGGCGAGTCGTTCGCCGAGATCTTCGCGGGCAACTGCCTCGCGCTCGGCATTCCGACCGTGACCACCGACGCGGAGGCGGTCGCCGATCTTCAAGAATTCATCGAGAACAACCCCGACACGGCGATCGACGTCGACGTGGCCGCCGAGACGGTGCGCTACGGCGATCGCGAGATCGACGTCGCGGTCGACGACGCCCAGCGCACGGCGCTCGTCGATGGCGAGTGGGACACGACCGCACTCATGCGATCGAACGCGGGTGTCGTGGACGAGACTGCACAGGCGCTCCCCTACGTCGATGACTGA
- the leuC gene encoding 3-isopropylmalate dehydratase large subunit, which produces MSDRTLYDKVWDRHAVTELPTGQTQLFVGLHLIHEVTSPQAFGMLRERDLEVAYPEHTHATVDHIVPTADQSRPYGDDAAEEMMSELEENVREAGIDFSDPTTGDQGIVHVVGPEQGLTQPGMTVVCGDSHTATHGAFGALAFGIGTSQIRDVLATGSIAMEKQQVRKIEITGELGAGVEAKDVILAIIRKLGTDGGVGYVYEYAGDAIESLGMEGRMSICNMSIEGGARAGYVNPDATTYDWLSETDAFADDPEKFERLKPYWESIRSESDAEYDDVVTIDGGALEPMVTWGTTPGQGIGISEPIPAPEDLPESERDTARRAQEHMRVEPGDRMDGYEVDVAFLGSCTNARLTDLRRAARIVTGREVHPDVRAMVVPGSQRVQATAEEEGLQDVFTEAGFEWRNAGCSMCLGMNEDQLEGDEACASSSNRNFVGRQGSKDGRTVLMNPRMVAAAALKGTVTDVCEIEEREVPTA; this is translated from the coding sequence ATGAGCGATCGCACCCTCTACGACAAGGTCTGGGATCGCCACGCGGTCACGGAACTCCCAACCGGCCAGACCCAGCTGTTCGTGGGGCTCCACCTCATCCACGAGGTGACGAGCCCCCAGGCGTTCGGGATGCTGCGCGAGCGCGATCTGGAAGTCGCCTATCCGGAGCACACCCACGCGACGGTCGACCACATCGTCCCGACGGCCGACCAGTCTCGGCCCTACGGCGACGACGCTGCCGAAGAGATGATGAGCGAGCTGGAGGAAAACGTCCGCGAGGCCGGGATCGACTTCTCAGATCCCACCACGGGCGACCAGGGCATCGTCCACGTCGTCGGCCCGGAGCAGGGGCTGACCCAACCGGGGATGACGGTGGTCTGTGGCGATTCCCACACCGCGACTCACGGCGCGTTCGGCGCGCTCGCGTTCGGTATCGGGACCTCCCAGATCAGGGACGTGCTCGCCACGGGCTCGATCGCAATGGAGAAACAGCAGGTCCGCAAGATCGAGATCACCGGCGAACTCGGTGCGGGTGTCGAGGCCAAGGACGTGATCCTCGCGATCATCCGTAAGCTGGGTACTGACGGCGGCGTCGGCTACGTCTACGAGTACGCTGGCGACGCGATCGAATCACTCGGGATGGAGGGGCGTATGTCGATCTGCAATATGTCGATCGAGGGTGGCGCGCGAGCGGGGTACGTCAACCCCGACGCGACGACATACGACTGGCTTAGTGAGACCGACGCCTTCGCCGACGACCCCGAGAAATTCGAGCGGCTGAAGCCCTACTGGGAGTCGATCCGCTCAGAGAGCGATGCCGAGTACGACGACGTCGTGACGATCGACGGCGGCGCGCTCGAACCGATGGTGACGTGGGGAACGACGCCCGGCCAGGGAATCGGAATTTCGGAACCGATCCCCGCGCCCGAGGACCTCCCCGAGAGCGAGCGCGACACCGCACGACGCGCCCAAGAGCACATGCGCGTCGAGCCAGGCGACCGGATGGACGGGTACGAGGTCGACGTGGCCTTCCTCGGATCGTGTACCAACGCCCGCCTGACCGATCTGCGCCGCGCGGCGCGGATCGTAACCGGTCGCGAGGTCCACCCCGACGTGCGTGCGATGGTGGTCCCCGGGAGCCAGCGCGTCCAAGCGACTGCCGAAGAAGAAGGGCTACAGGACGTGTTCACCGAGGCGGGCTTCGAGTGGCGCAACGCGGGCTGCTCGATGTGTCTCGGCATGAACGAGGATCAACTGGAGGGCGACGAGGCGTGTGCCTCGTCGTCGAACCGGAACTTCGTGGGTCGCCAGGGATCGAAGGACGGCCGCACAGTCCTGATGAACCCGCGGATGGTGGCCGCAGCAGCCCTGAAAGGGACGGTCACGGATGTTTGTGAGATCGAGGAACGGGAGGTGCCTACCGCATGA
- the ilvC gene encoding ketol-acid reductoisomerase — protein MTEHATIYYDDDADSTAIDGKTVAVMGYGSQGHAHAQNLAESGVEVVVGLREDSNSRDAVRADGLDVETPVEAAARADIVSMLVPDTVQPSVYDDITEELDAGDTLQFAHGFNIHFGQIEPPEDVDVTMIAPKSPGHLVRRNYENDQGTPGLLAVYQDATGEAKDEALAYAQAIGCTRAGVVETTFREETETDLFGEQAVLCGGVTSLIKQAYETLVDAGYSPEMAYFECLNEMKLIVDLMYEGGLGEMWDSVSDTAEYGGLTKGDVVVDEHARANMENVLEDVQNGAFAREWIAENQANRPAYRQLRQAEKNHEIEDVGERLRDLFAWAEDTESSEEEADAERVQADD, from the coding sequence ATGACAGAACACGCGACGATCTACTACGACGACGACGCCGACAGCACCGCCATCGACGGGAAGACAGTAGCCGTGATGGGCTACGGCTCCCAGGGCCACGCCCACGCGCAAAATCTCGCCGAGAGCGGGGTCGAGGTGGTTGTGGGGCTCCGCGAGGACTCGAATTCTCGCGACGCCGTCCGTGCCGACGGGCTCGACGTAGAAACTCCCGTCGAGGCCGCCGCGCGCGCGGACATCGTCTCGATGCTCGTCCCCGACACCGTCCAGCCGTCGGTCTACGACGACATCACCGAGGAACTCGACGCCGGCGACACCCTCCAGTTCGCCCACGGGTTCAACATCCACTTCGGGCAGATCGAACCGCCCGAGGACGTGGACGTGACGATGATCGCCCCGAAGAGCCCGGGCCACCTCGTCCGGCGCAACTACGAGAACGATCAGGGGACGCCAGGTCTGCTCGCGGTTTATCAGGATGCGACCGGCGAGGCAAAGGACGAAGCGCTCGCGTACGCCCAGGCCATCGGCTGCACCCGCGCGGGGGTCGTCGAGACAACGTTCCGCGAGGAGACCGAGACCGACCTGTTCGGCGAGCAAGCAGTGCTCTGTGGCGGCGTGACGAGCCTGATCAAGCAGGCCTACGAGACGCTCGTCGATGCTGGATACAGCCCCGAGATGGCGTACTTCGAGTGTCTCAACGAGATGAAGCTCATCGTCGATCTGATGTACGAAGGTGGGCTGGGCGAGATGTGGGATTCGGTCTCTGATACGGCCGAGTACGGCGGTCTCACCAAGGGCGACGTCGTGGTCGACGAGCACGCCCGCGCGAACATGGAGAACGTTCTCGAAGACGTCCAGAACGGTGCGTTCGCCCGCGAGTGGATCGCCGAAAACCAGGCCAACCGACCCGCCTACCGCCAGCTCCGGCAGGCCGAGAAGAACCACGAGATCGAGGACGTGGGCGAGCGCCTGCGCGACCTGTTCGCGTGGGCCGAGGACACCGAATCGAGCGAGGAAGAAGCCGACGCAGAGCGAGTCCAAGCAGATGACTGA
- the ilvN gene encoding acetolactate synthase small subunit: MTEGLQGPAPDERPQPSGRRNAQGIRIDPAVAAEPASRRTVISALVENEPGVLATISGLVSRRQFNIESLTVGTTTNPETSRVTLVIEEPEPGVRQVEKQLDKVINVISVRELGDDAVRRELVVLKVHGEEPDKVHAVTEMYDGTTLDAGPRTVTVQITGDEQKIDDAIDAFRQFGIRELARTGQTALARGEEWTTHAEEERYERTQS; the protein is encoded by the coding sequence ATGACGGAAGGACTCCAGGGACCGGCTCCCGACGAGCGACCACAGCCGTCGGGCCGGCGCAACGCCCAGGGCATCCGGATCGATCCGGCGGTCGCGGCCGAGCCCGCGTCGCGACGCACGGTCATCTCGGCGCTGGTCGAGAACGAGCCGGGCGTGCTGGCGACGATCTCCGGGCTCGTCTCGCGCCGGCAGTTCAACATCGAGTCCCTGACCGTGGGCACGACCACGAACCCCGAGACCTCCCGGGTCACGCTGGTGATCGAGGAGCCAGAACCCGGCGTCCGCCAGGTCGAAAAACAGCTCGACAAGGTGATCAACGTGATCTCGGTGCGCGAGCTGGGCGACGACGCCGTGCGCCGGGAGCTCGTGGTCCTGAAAGTCCACGGCGAGGAGCCCGACAAGGTCCATGCCGTCACCGAGATGTACGACGGAACCACCCTCGACGCCGGCCCACGGACCGTTACTGTCCAGATCACCGGTGACGAACAGAAAATCGACGACGCGATCGACGCCTTCCGGCAGTTCGGGATTCGCGAGCTCGCTCGGACGGGACAGACCGCGCTCGCGCGCGGCGAGGAGTGGACGACTCACGCCGAAGAGGAGCGGTACGAACGAACCCAATCATGA